The genomic DNA AGCCACGAAGGCATCGGAATCGAAGATGGATGCCTTTGTCAGCGTGAACACAAAGGATGCAGGGGAAATCCGTCTGGACCTGCGCATGGATCCATCCTTTCGAACGAAGCAATCTCGAGGTGCGTTTCAGATTCTCCCCGGCTTTGATCCCAACATTCTGGTCCATCTCCTGACACCCGGCTGTCATCCCGAGACTCTTCAAATATCACTCCGGGAAGGAGGCGTTCACGGAATTCTTCTTCTTGGATACGGTTCAGGAAATGTGCCCTCCGATCTTGAGCCGTTTTTCCAGGAGGCCTATCAAAGAAAGGTCCCCGTAGTTGTCACGTCCCAGTGTCTCGAAGGACGGACGCTCATGAACCATTACGGAGTGGGTCGACGGGCCCTGGATCGAGGTGTAATTGAAGGTTTTGATCAGAGTGTGGAAGCCCTCGCCGTGAAGCTCATGTGGGCCCTGAACCACTATCCCTTCCATAAAATCAAGGGGATCATCCACAAAAACATCTGCGGCGAAATCGACACCGGTTATGTGGGAAAAACGATACAGAGGTGATTATCCTCTGAACTTAAAGTGAACCACATCCCCTTCCCGGACAGGGGCATCCCTTCCTTCGATTCGAATGAGACCCTCCGCCCTGAGGGAGGCTTCGTTCCCATGGCTGAGATAGTCATCCGCGCGGAAGACTTCGGCCCGAATGAGGCCCTGCTGGATGTCACCGTGAATCCGGCCTGCAGCGTCGTAAATCGTACTCCCCTCAGGAATCAGCCAGGCCTGCAGGACATCATGGGCTTTGGTGAAATAGGTAATCAGGCGAAGATCGGATTTGATCTGATCCAGAAGTACAGGAATTCTGCCGGGGCCGAACCCGAGACCTTCACGGATTTCCCGAGCTTCTTCCGGGTCCATCGCAGCCAGATCAGACTCGAGGGAGATCCTTATCGAGACCCCATGGAGTTTTGGCCCATCGGCGGCCGCGGACAGGTCTGCATCTTGCACCGCCTCTTCGCCAAGGTTGAAGACGACGATTTCCGGTTTCCCGGTCAGCAGAATGAGATCCGGGGGTAGCTTCATATCCGGAGATGATCCCGGATCCAGGGGACCCCGTTCCAGCAAACCGGCCAGACTCCGGAGCTGATCGATATCCATTCCTGCGGATACCTGGCCGATCTTATGCATTCTCTCCTCTTTCTCGATTCGCCTCTGCAGAATTTCCAGATCCTTTAATGCCAGCTCCGTCCGGATAATCTCATAATCTCCTGCTGGATCGATTCTCCCTTCGGGATGAGATACATCCTGACGATGAAAGCACCTCACAACATGGAGAATGAGATCGACTTCCCGGATATGGTTCAGGAACTGATTGCCCAGCCCTTCCCCCCGGTGGGAGCCCTGGATCAGGCCTGCAATATCGACAACATCCACGTGGGGGCGGATG from Thermoanaerobaculia bacterium includes the following:
- a CDS encoding asparaginase, which translates into the protein MRKKILVLFCGGTIVMKEDEQGVLQAPEDREAVEILQSIEPRLTQLAEYDLHHVANVDSTNINPETWNRLLFVLKAQYERYDGFVITHGTDTMAYTSTALAIATRGLAKPVVLTGSQIPGRKVESDARRNLVNAFRMAVSGIPGVFIVFDTRVLSGVRATKASESKMDAFVSVNTKDAGEIRLDLRMDPSFRTKQSRGAFQILPGFDPNILVHLLTPGCHPETLQISLREGGVHGILLLGYGSGNVPSDLEPFFQEAYQRKVPVVVTSQCLEGRTLMNHYGVGRRALDRGVIEGFDQSVEALAVKLMWALNHYPFHKIKGIIHKNICGEIDTGYVGKTIQR
- the ychF gene encoding redox-regulated ATPase YchF; this encodes MSPRCGLVGLPNAGKSTLFNALAHANVPAEPYPFCTVDPHEGSIILDDPRLEPLAELLHPEKIIRPHVDVVDIAGLIQGSHRGEGLGNQFLNHIREVDLILHVVRCFHRQDVSHPEGRIDPAGDYEIIRTELALKDLEILQRRIEKEERMHKIGQVSAGMDIDQLRSLAGLLERGPLDPGSSPDMKLPPDLILLTGKPEIVVFNLGEEAVQDADLSAAADGPKLHGVSIRISLESDLAAMDPEEAREIREGLGFGPGRIPVLLDQIKSDLRLITYFTKAHDVLQAWLIPEGSTIYDAAGRIHGDIQQGLIRAEVFRADDYLSHGNEASLRAEGLIRIEGRDAPVREGDVVHFKFRG